The Bradysia coprophila strain Holo2 unplaced genomic scaffold, BU_Bcop_v1 contig_70, whole genome shotgun sequence genome contains a region encoding:
- the LOC119083887 gene encoding magnesium-transporting ATPase, P-type 1-like, whose amino-acid sequence MNTNNRTAQHANFPLSPLSETQAKEHLVTYGYNEIETGKKTPWYKVLYTALVHPFNILLAILATASGIIEDFDTMAIMLVMVTLSSVIRFHQEWKSLRAAQSLLSMVSKKVKVMRCRDGTGSVEEMEIDTALLVPSDWVKLEPGNLIPADLIIHSSKDLYISQASLTGEAIPVEKYTVSREAIDRSSSDESKPHTEILIDRSPEQLVHQRRKKTRRTGFKDMVKNIFGIQTGLESSDIDRLEMKADLDRPDMCYMGTSVISGVATAIVYATGPRTYFGMMADDIATRRPQNAFQLGVRRISWIFFLTMACLVPPVFLLQGLLHSGWTDALLFSLSVAVGLTPEMLPMIVNTTLAKGAYQLAKRKCIVKSLDAVVNLGGMDVLCTDKTGTLTKSVVTLTKHVNPLGMESDLPLHMAYLNSYFQAVNSSPMDTAVLLFYDSFYFQKSVVSLSVDIPADENVTGRFEKIDEIPFDFERRKTSVILKEKGDDSKNILICKGAVDEMLSCCTRISTDNLNEDFFIPNDYAITDLTSDLHNRLKEFAEDQSREGLRILAVAYKKFDKFPGSFDVSCENDLTFVGFLAFLDPPKESAAQAIRDLMINNVNVKVLTGDSSVVCQKICEEIRLPVQQVVTSSDLDGLNDAELSDLAERSTIFSKLTPMQKADIVRALRRNGHIVGFLGDGINDSTALVEADVGISVDSGTDIAKESADIILLEKDLGVVVDGVIFGRSTYGNTLKYIVMAVSSNFGNVFSMLVASSWLPFLPMLPIHVVVQNLLYDISQISIPWDHMDPEFLIVPHRWSMKSVLRFMVWIGPWSSVFDITTFLYMYYYFGIQTPDNDVTLFQTTWFTVGLLTQTLIVHMIRTPKIPFIQSTASLPVILMTVIIMTIGIVIPFIPLFRNWLQMVVLESMVYPYVAGALLSYAIAAQLAKVIYKRLFNEWF is encoded by the exons ATGAATACGAACAATCGTACTG CACAACATGCCAATTTCCCCCTGAGCCCCCTGAGCGAGACTCAAGCCAAAGAGCATCTGGTCACCTACGGTTACAATGAAATCGAAACGGGCAAGAAAACGCCATGGTACAAAGTGCTGTACACGGCGCTTGTACACCCTTTCAACATCCTGTTGGCAATACTAGCCACAGCATCAGGAATCATTGAAGATTTTGACACAATGGCAATCATGTTGGTGATGGTCACCCTGTCGTCAGTGATCCGATTCCATCAGGAATGGAAATCGTTGCGAGCGGCTCAAAGTCTTTTGTCGATGGTGTCGAAGAAAGTAAAAGTAATGCGTTGTCGGGACGGTACGGGTAGTGTTgaagaaatggaaattgacACTGCATTGCTTGTGCCCAGTGATTGGGTGAAATTAGAGCCGGGAAATCTAATACCGGCAGATCTGATCATTCATTCGTCGAAAGACTTGTACATATCGCAGGCATCGTTGACGGGAGAAGCTATTCCCGTGGAAAAGTACACTGTCTCAAGAGAAGCGATTGACCGAAGCAGTAGTGACGAATCGAAACCCCACACTGAGATTCTAATCGACAGAAGTCCTGAACAATTGGTGCATCAGCGACGGAAGAAAACACGTAGAACAGGCTTCAAGGACATGGTGAAAAATATCTTCGGAATACAGACCGGTCTGGAAAGCAGCGACATAGATCGACTGGAAATGAAAGCCGACCTAGATCGACCCGATATGTGTTACATGGGCACATCGGTTATTTCCGGTGTGGCAACAGCGATTGTTTATGCTACCGGACCGCGCACATATTTCGGAATGATGGCTGATGATATTGCAACGCGTCGACCTCAGAATGCCTTCCAGCTTGGTGTTCGTCGGATCTCTTGGATCTTCTTTCTAACGATGGCCTGTCTTGTTCCACCCGTTTTCCTATTACAAGGTTTACTTCACAGTGGCTGGACCGACGCGTTACTGTTTTCACTGTCAGTGGCAGTGGGATTGACGCCCGAAATGTTGCCAATGATTGTGAACACAACGCTAGCTAAAGGAGCGTATCAGCTGGCTAAACGGAAATGCATCGTTAAGAGCTTGGACGCTGTGGTTAATCTCGGTGGAATGGATGTGCTGTGTAcggacaaaacaggaacgttGACGAAAAGTGTGGTCACACTCACAAAGCACGTGAACCCGTTGGGAATGGAATCAGATCTTCCGTTGCACATGGCGTATTTGAATTCATATTTCCAGGCTGTCAACAGCAGTCCCATGGACACGGCTGTGCTACTGTTCTACGActcattttatttccaaaaatctGTCGTTAGTTTGTCGGTGGATATCCCGGCCGATGAGAATGTTACCGGCCGATTCGAAAAGATTGACGAAATTCCGTTCGACTTTGAGCGCAGAAAGACTTCGGTCATTTTGAAAGAGAAGGGAGATGacagcaaaaacattttaatttgtaaagGAGCCGTCGATGAGATGTTAAGCTGCTGTACGCGAATCTCTACCGACAATTTGAACGAAGACTTCTTCATTCCTAATGACTATGCCATTACCGATTTAACGTCAGACCTCCACAATCGATTGAAAGAATTTGCAGAGGATCAAAGCCGAGAAGGACTTCGGATACTTGCCGTGGCTTACAAGAAATTCGACAAATTTCCGGGAAGCTTCGATGTATCCTGTGAAAACGATCTAACGTTTGTGGGATTTTTGGCTTTCCTCGATCCTCCGAAGGAATCGGCTGCACAGGCAATCAGAGACTTGATGATCAACAATGTCAACGTGAAAGTGTTGACCGGCGATTCTTCGGTTGTTTGCCAGAAGATTTGCGAAGAAATTCGACTGCCCGTTCAGCAAGTGGTAACATCCAGCGACCTTGACGGGCTCAATGATGCCGAATTATCCGATCTGGCGGAACGCAGCAcaatattttcgaaactgaCTCCGATGCAAAAGGCCGACATTGTTCGTGCACTTCGACGAAACGGACACATCGTCGGTTTTCTCGGTGATGGCATCAACGATTCCACAGCACTCGTTGAGGCTGACGTTGGAATTTCAGTTGATAGCGGGACAGACATTGCGAAAGAATCGGCCGACATTATACTTCTGGAGAAAGATCTGGGTGTTGTGGTCGACGGAGTGATTTTTGGCCGTTCAACCTATGGCAACACTCTCAAGTACATTGTGATGGCCGTTTCATCGAACTTTGGTAACGTTTTCTCCATGCTAGTCGCCTCCAGTTGGCTGCCATTCCTTCCGATGCTTCCGATCCATGTGGTCGTCCAGAATCTACTGTACGACATTTCGCAAATATCCATCCCATGGGACCACATGGATCCGGAATTTCTGATCGTTCCCCATCGCTGGTCAATGAAATCGGTTCTACGGTTCATGGTGTGGATCGGTCCCTGGTCATCCGTCTTCGACATCACCACATTTCTGTACATGTACTACTACTTCGGTATACAGACACCGGACAATGATGTAACGCTCTTCCAAACCACATGGTTTACTGTTGGACTGTTGACGCAAACACTGATCGTCCATATGATCAGAACGCCGAAGATTCCGTTTATTCAATCCACTGCCTCATTGCCGGTTATACTGATGACGGTTATAATCATGACCATTGGTATAGTCATTCCGTTCATACCGCTGTTCCGGAATTGGCTGCAAATGGTGGTATTGGAATCGATGGTGTATCCGTATGTTGCAGGAGCTTTGCTGTCCTACGCAATTGCAGCTCAGCTGGCAAAAGTTATTTATAAGCGACTTTTCAACGAATGGTTCTAA